The Magnolia sinica isolate HGM2019 chromosome 9, MsV1, whole genome shotgun sequence genome contains a region encoding:
- the LOC131256672 gene encoding large ribosomal subunit protein uL30w — MGEEAKAAAVIPESVLKKRKRSEEWALAKKQEIDAAKKKNKENRKLIFNRAKQYAKEYEDQEKELIQLKREARLKGGFYVSPEAKLLFIIRIRGINAMHPKTRKILQLLRLRQIFNGVFLKVNKATVNMLHRVEPFVTYGYPNLKSVRELIYKRGYGKLNKQRIGLTDNSVIEQALGKFGIICIEDLVHEIMTVGPHFKEANNFLWPFKLKAPLGGLKKKRNHYVEGGDAGNREEYINELIRRMN, encoded by the exons ATGGGCGAAGAAGCCAAGGCAGCAGCTGTGATTCCGGAATCCGTGCTGAAAAAGAGGAAGCGGAGCGAGGAATGGGCATTGGCCAAAAAGCAGGAGATCGACGctgcaaagaagaagaataaggagAACCGAAAGCTTATTTTCAATAGAGCGAAGCAGTATGCGAAGGAGTATGAGGATCAG gAGAAGGAGCTGATCCAGTTGAAGCGTGAAGCAAGGTTGAAAGGCGGATTTTATGTCAGCCCAGAAGCTAAGTTGCTGTTCATCATCCGCATCCGTGG TATTAATGCCATGCACCCAAAGACAAGAAAAATTCTGCAGCTCTTGCGTTTGAGACAG ATATTTAACGGTGTGTTTCTGAAGGTCAACAAGGCCACTGTGAACATGCTGCATAGGGTTGAGCCCTTCGTGACATATGG CTATCCCAATTTGAAGAGTGTGAGGGAATTAATTTACAAGAGGGGTTATGGCAAGCTGAACAAGCAGAGAATTGGTTTGACTGACAACTCTGTTATTGAGCAG GCATTGGGTAAGTTTGGCATAATCTGCATAGAGGATCTCGTTCACGAGATCATGACTGTTGGACCCCATTTCAAGGAGGCCAACAACTTCTTATGGCCGTTCAAGCTCAAGGCGCCGCTGGGTGGTCTTAAGAAGAAGAGAAACCACTACGTTGAAGGAGGGGATGCTGGAAACAGAGAAGAGTACATCAACGAGCTCATCAGAAGGATGAACTAG